A genome region from Triticum aestivum cultivar Chinese Spring chromosome 2B, IWGSC CS RefSeq v2.1, whole genome shotgun sequence includes the following:
- the LOC123046112 gene encoding protein root UVB sensitive 2, chloroplastic: MDILDRIRGGGDKPAVMETPRRPESWVEISESVSRLCSFDAGGGGGVSVKLVQDNRMAHDKLVDSFLNKFFPSGYPYSVNEGYLTYTKFRSLQHFSSAMLHVLSTQSLLFAAGLRPTPAQATAVSWILKDGMQHAGKLICSGMGARMDSEPKSWRIFADVLYDFGTALDFISPLCPQLFLEVAGLGNFAKGMAVVAARATRLPIYSSFAKEGNLSDLFAKGEAISTLFNVMGIGAGIGLSSTVCSTTQGKLIIGPLLSAVHIWGVMQEMRATPINTLNPQRTAMVVADFIKSGKVSSPAELRYREDLLFPNRLIEEAGSVKVGQPLRRVLSPRRVEELRSTFPNEKFLLTQKSDKAYMVLEQSATGEDALRGWLVAAFASDMERSGAGPRDTVLNDAYQKMESVFPMFVSEVKGRGWYTGQFLDGNHSRIAYTKSE; this comes from the exons ATGGACATACTC GATAGAATTCGCGGAGGCGGCGACAAGCCGGCCGTGATGGAGACGCCCCGGAGGCCGGAGTCGTGGGTAGAGATTTCAGAGTCCGTCTCGCGGCTCTGCAGCTTCgacgccggcgggggcggcggcgtatcT GTAAAACTTGTCCAGGATAACAGGATGGCACATGATAAGTTGGTTGATTCTTTCTTGAACAAGTTTTTTCCATCTGGTTATCCATACAG TGTGAATGAGGGTTACCTAACATATACCAAATTCCGATCACTCCAGCATTTTTCTAGTGCTATGCTGCATGTGCTATCGACCCAG TCTTTATTATTTGCTGCAGGTCTACGACCTACCCCTGCACAAGCAACGGCTGTAAGTTGG ATTCTAAAAGATGGAATGCAGCACGCAGGAAAGCTCATCTGTAGCGGCATGGGGGCAAGAATGGATTCAGAGCCAAAGAGTTGGAGGATATTTG CTGATGTTCTCTATGATTTTGGTACTGCCTTGGACTTCATTTCACCACTGTGTCCACAACTTTTTCTTGAAGTGGCAGGCTTGGGAAATTTTGCAAAG GGAATGGCTGTAGTTGCTGCCAGAGCGACAAGGCTACCAATATATTCATCTTTTGCGAAAGAAGGTAACCTTAGTGACTTGTTTGCTAAAGGGGAAGCCATCTCGACACTTTTCAATGTTATGGGGATAGGAGCTGGCATTGGATTATCATCTACAGTATGTTCAACGACTCAAGGAAAG CTAATCATAGGCCCGTTGCTTTCTGCTGTGCATATATGGGGAGTGATGCAAGAGATGAGAGCAACTCCTATAAACACACTTAATCCACAAAGAACAGCCATGGTGGTGGCTGATTTTATCAAG AGCGGAAAGGTTTCAAGCCCAGCTGAGCTAAGATACAGAGAAGATCTTCTGTTCCCTAACCGGTTGATAGAAGAAGCAGGAAGCGTGAAAGTTGGGCAACCACTTCGTAGGGTTTTGAGCCCACGGCGTGTCGAAGAGCTGAGGTCTACTTTCCCAAACGAGAAGTTTTTACTCACCCAAAAAAGCGACAAGGCGTACATGGTTCTTGAGCAGAGCGCAACCGGGGAGGATGCGCTGAGGGGGTGGCTGGTCGCTGCCTTCGCTTCGGATATGGAGAGATCAGGCGCTGGACCACGTGACACAGTCCTAAATGACGCCTATCAGAAGATGGAGAGCGTGTTCCCCATGTTCGTTTCCGAAGTCAAGGGCAGGGGCTGGTACACAGGCCAGTTCTTGGATGGAAATCATAGTCGGATAGCATACACGAAATCTGAATGA
- the LOC123046110 gene encoding inositol phosphorylceramide glucuronosyltransferase 1 — MGPPPSRLPLLAALVAAALLAGAAAATEEAYVTLLYGDEFVLGVRVLGKSIRDTGTRRDMVVLVSDGVSEYSRQLLEADGWIVKRITLLANPNQVRPTRFWGVYTKLKIFNMTSYKKVVYLDADTVVVKSIEDVFKCGKFCGNLKHSERMNSGVMVVEPSETVFKDMISQVDRLPSYTGGDQGFLNSYYADFANSRVYEPDSPLTPEPETQRLSTLYNADVGLYMLANKWMVDEKELRVIHYTLGPLKPWDWWTAWLVKPVEIWQDVRQKLEESLPGTGGGRNPHDQLVVKFLFILPFCLLLFGYYQSCFQNNKDFPSVQSLCVFARRGRHKYKSEEALPSYSAVGVSSSTFSTSNQRISNGPHLKLPSYFGAIAVLICFMSAGVSLAFAFTIIPRQIMPWTGLLLMFEWTFVAFFLLFGGYLRFVYRWGSISATHVGYSNSDSSENHMSTGHQRNISDFDMEATFYWAGMAVIAVITVFSPTILGITALFTKLGLMVAGGVLLASFMTYASVHLAISAFHKGQKDRNASRTRRICFWCL; from the exons ATGGGACCGCCGCCGTCCAGGCTGCCCCTGCTGGCCGCCCTCGTCGCGGCGGCGCTGCTCGCCGGCGCGGCCGCGGCGACGGAGGAGGCATACGTCACGCTGCTCTACGGCGACGAGTTCGTCCTCGGCGTACGCGTCCTGGGCAAGTCCATCCGCGACACCGGCACGCGGCGCGACATGGTCGTGCTCGTCTCCGACGGCGTCTCCGAGTACTCGCGGCAGCTCCTCGAG GCTGATGGTTGGATCGTGAAGCGTATAACTTTATTGGCTAATCCTAACCAAGTGAGACCAACGAGGTTTTGGGGTGTCTACACGAAGTTAAAGATATTCAACATGACAAGCTACAAAAAAG TTGTTTATCTTGATGCAGATACTGTAGTTGTAAAAAGTATTGAGGATGTTTTCAAGTGTGGGAAGTTCTGTGGGAACTTGAAGCATTCTGAAAGAATGAATTCCGGAGTGATGGTTGTGGAGCCATCTGAAACTGTTTTCAAGGATATGATTAGCCAAGTAGACCGGTTGCCTTCCTACACTGGAG GGGATCAAGGTTTTCTTAATTCGTATTATGCTGATTTTGCTAACTCCCGCGTGTATGAGCCAGACTCACCTTTAACACCTGAACCGGAGACACAGCGCCTTTCTACCTTGTATAATGCTGATGTTGGTCTTTACATGCTAGCCAACAAG TGGATGGTTGATGAGAAGGAACTTAGAGTTATTCACTACACACTAGGTCCCCTTAAACCCTGGGACTGGTGGACAGCTTGGCTTGTAAAACCTGTGGAGATATGGCAG GATGTTAGGCAAAAACTTGAAGAATCTCTTCCGGGAACCGGTGGGGGAAGGAACCCTCATGATCAGCTGGTCGTCAAATTTTTATTCATTCTTCCCTTCTGCCTGCTGTTATTTGGTTATTACCAATCATGCTTTCAG AACAATAAGGATTTTCCAAGTGTGCAGTCTTTATGTGTGTTCGCTAGAAGAGGCCGTCATAAGTACAAGTCTGAAGAGGCACTTCCATCTTATTCAGCAGTTGGTGTTTCATCATCTACATTTTCGACTTCAAATCAAAGA ATCTCTAACGGGCCACATCTGAAGCTGCCTTCTTATTTTGGGGCGATTGCTGTGCTAATCTGTTTTATGTCTGCTGGTGTCTCTCTTGCCTTTGCTTTCACTATCATTCCACGACAAATTATGCCATGGACAGGTCTGCTACTGATGTTTGAGTGGACCTTCGTGGCATTCTTCTTATTGTTTGGTGGCTATCTCCGTTTTGTCTATCGATGGGGAAGTATCAGTGCAACTCATGTGGGATATAGCAATTCTGATTCATCAGAGAATCACATGAGTACAG GTCATCAGCGCAATATATCCGACTTTGACATGGAGGCGACATTTTACTGGGCAGGGATGGCTGTCATAGCTGTCATTACTGTATTTTCACCAACTATCTTGGGTATAACTGCATTATTTACAAA GCTAGGGTTGATGGTTGCTGGCGGTGTTCTGCTGGCATCTTTTATGACGTATGCTTCGGTGCATCTTGCTATCTCAGCCTTCCACAAGGGCCAGAAAGATAGGAATGCGTCGAGAACTAGAAGAAtttgtttttggtgtttgtag
- the LOC123041692 gene encoding uncharacterized protein, giving the protein MAKSGARKDAAQVRPSATSPPQQHSPGATASSFASRSPQLLFYPGAPTRSSASPSTPPHLYPPLMESSSANPTWRPMYTSAPEGPLSFGQIPPMNPYSFQPQLMHHHEQRYQNMENLHFVGASPHDPFSTPPPPPHSNVSSQSAPTKVDSKKKKRKVKSVDADESGARTAHRLPYTPEEHERLAGAWLECSLNPIDGNKKKSEQFWDDIAALYSSSR; this is encoded by the exons ATGGCCAAGTCCGGTGCCCGTAAGGACGCCGCGCAAGTCCGGCCATCTGCCACCTCGCCGCCGCAGCAGCACTCCCCAGGCGCCACAGCAAGCTCGTTCGCCAGCCGCTCTCCACAGCTTCTCTTCTACCCCGGCGCCCCGACAAGATCCTCGGCCAGCCCCTCGACACCGCCACACCTGTACCCGCCTCTCATGGAATCCTCCTCAGCCAACCCTACATG GAGGCCGATGTATACCTCTGCACCTGAAGGTCCGCTAAGTTTTGGACAAATACCGCCCATGAATCCTTACAGTTTTCAACCTCAGCTAATGCACCATCATGAACAAAGATACCAAAATATGGAGAATTTGCACTTTGTTGGTGCTTCCCCACATGATCCCTTTTcaacaccaccgccaccaccgcactCTAATGTTTCATCTCAGTCTGCTCCCACCAAAGTTgattcaaagaaaaagaaaaggaaggtcAAGAGTGTAGATGCCGACGAATCGGGAGCAAGGACCGCACATCGTCTACCCTATACACCCGAGGAACATGAGAGACTG GCAGGTGCTTGGCTGGAGTGTTCACTCAATCCCATTGATGGGAACAAAAAGAAGTCTGAGCAGTTTTGGGATGACATTGCTGCTCTATACAGCAGCAGCCGCTAG